In Setaria italica strain Yugu1 chromosome I, Setaria_italica_v2.0, whole genome shotgun sequence, the genomic window GTGTATCTCCATGCAGGAAGTTCAGATACAGCAATTAAACTACAGGAGCTATCTTCCGCATCTAATGATGCAGACGCTCTGCATCGCCTGTTCATCACATCTCAGGTAAAAACATGCTTTTCAAAAGAACCATCTTCCTCTGCCTCCACGTAAGGTGCTTAACATTTCCTTCTATCTGCAGGTGGAGGTTCTCCCAACCCTTAGTGAAGAAACTGCATCATCTGTATCTTACATAGGAAAGTTCAGTGACCCACGCACTGGAGACATATGGATTGGCGTGACTCGTGCAGATGGTTCAAAATGTGAGAGGTGCTGGAACTACACCCGGGACGTTGGATCTTTCCGTGACCATCCTACTCTGTGCGCACGGTGTTATGGTGTCATTGATTTGCAGCCACAACCTGCTGCCGCAGCTGTCAGTTGAGTCTTGAGGGATGTTAGCCGTACCCTGATCGAACCATCTTTGACTCCATTTAAAAGATTATTGGTGGAATTCATGAACTTGAAAGAAACTACACTTCTTTAATCTATTGGAGGAAAGCGAGGAAAAGACGTTGAGGAATGGGTTGTTCTGGAACTTCAGTTCGAACCTCAAATTTTGCCTGTAACAAGTTGTACTTTAGATTCTCAAATTTGTTGTGCATAGTTGACAATTATTGTTTGGAGCTTGGGCCATGCTCACCTTCCCCGCTTCCTATACTCGTATTCCTACTCCACATGAAACTCTTGACTGTAAATCAATTTTGGAAAAGCGTACCACGTGCATTCTGGGTTGAAAACACAGCTCAAATCATTTGCATACGCTCATCTCTCATTTTTTAGATGAGCATAAGCAAATGATTTCCTGCTGGTTCTTTTTTTACTACATTCTGTTAATCGCTGCTGATGGACTGATGGAAATGCCAAACATACAAAGTGGGAGGGGGACCCACCTGCAGACTCACTTGAACGGAATCTTATGGGTGGGGTCATTCATAACATCCCACCCCATCCCACCGCgccgcgtcgtcgtcttcctccacGGCGGGGCAAAGTCGAATGAAAACGGAAGTTACCGGTCGCGCAGGTCAATTCCAATTCACCCGACGCGTTGTAAAACACACCAGAGTTGCGAGCTGAGCCTAACGCCATCTGCCCTTCGGATCCGAAAGTTGGAGGAGGGCGAGGTAGAGAGCGCGGAGGCGAGGCCTGCAAGGTCTCCCCTGTGGCGCCGGCAGCGGGGGAGGCGATGCCGCACgagcggggcggcgcggcatcCACCTCCGCGGCGGCACCAACCTCCGAGGAGGACGCTCTGTGAGTCTGCTGGCCTGATTTCTAGGTCTTAGTAGGCATGCTGCTCGACGTTGGGTTGTGCGTTTGCAGTTTGCTGATGCTTGATCTGAAGCCCGCGGCAAATGGTAGAACAATTTTGGTCCAGTTCGTAGGTGATTAGGTTTCGTGATGCTGTATGGCCTTTGCGCTCGAGTGGATCGGAGGTTGGTCGCTAGTTGGGGTTTTGGCGTGTTTATGCCGCGTGCTCCCGCGATGGGTTGCGGAATTCCGTAGGAATGTGGTGTACATGGGATCGGAGAAGCGGATTGCCCTTGGGATTTGCAGTTATTACTAGGATGAACTGTGTCTGCTTGTGTAATTGTGTTTAGTGTATTTTGGATGCTCGGCTACATTCTGTCAGGTTAACTTTATAATGTGAAAGAAGGCAAGGGATTAATGTTCTAAATCTGAATTTCTGCTGGTATGCTGCTGTGTGATTATTTGGTGCTTGTGCAGGGCTTTAGTTTGTTCACATTTTGAAAATCTTTTCGGTTTTTGGCCATTTTTTTTACTACGGTATATGAGAAGAGATATTCACTAACCGAATTTTCTGTACTAATGAATatacttgctaaagttgagttgaaGTAAAATGAATAAGCTGGCCTTAAAAAGCAGTGCTGCACTGTTTTTTAATCATTTTGTGATACTAATCTAACTCTGTTTTGGTGATTCTGTGTTTTTATCATTCTTCTGTATGTGTAATCCTTCTGTTATCTAGGTTTATTGATCTACTACATGAAGCCCCCCTGTCTGGTCATCGGGAGCCTAGAAGCATAGTTGGTGGCACCTTGTACTGTATTTTGTTGGTAAGTGGAAATTTCTTGATTTCGCCATGTTATATGGCGCCTAACAAAAGACCACCTTAGGTAAAGATTCTATTTCATGAATTATCCAACATAACCAAAACATTGTGCATTTTGTAGTCCTTACATTCCATTTGTCCCAATGACTGTCATTGGTTAACAAGACATTGCTTTGCTCCTTTCTCAATTTTATGATAACTTcattttatttatatttctATAGGTAGGTTTTGCTGCTGTTGCCATTTCAGCTCCATGGATATTTCTCTTTGCACCGGACATGATCTCTCCATTGTTATGCAGCTCCAATGTTATCCTTCTAGTTCTTACAGGTTTTTCTACTTCTGCTTCTTTTGGGTATTCTGTCAACTATTTATTTGTTTCACAATATGTTTCTGGCTGTGAACAATGCCTCACATGAAATTTGATGCAGGCATTTTTCAACAGTACTGGGTTCACCAGGTCAGGAAAGTGAGATTGCAGGTATTAGCACTCAAAACAatggttttattttgttttgtttcatcgTATCTCATGATGGGGCGATACATTCATGTAGTAACTGATTTTATCAGACTTAGTATATGCATTTCAGCGAAGACTATACTTTGCAGATTAACTAATGTGTTCTACTTTTTACATGCAGGGTTATTATGAGTTTAGCCAGAAACTGAAGCGGATTGCTCGACTTCCATTTGCTACTATTGCTTGTGGTGAGCAATTGAGCATTACCAGACAAATCTATGCGATTGCCTAGTGGTGATTATCATTATTTTGTTTTACTTATTACAAACACCAGTCACTTTGTTAGCTGCCACTTCCTTTTGTTGATGAGATGATCTGCTTCATCAATCATTTTTCACTTATTGGTTTGATCCCTGGAGAACGTAATATGGATTATGCATATATGGTGTGTTTCTAAGTTTTATCTTGCTGCTACTCATTTAAGGACCTTTTAGGAGTACAGATTCATACTAACAGAAAAAAAGCTATTATTCATTTCTGTTTTGATTTTCACACTAGTTACCTGTCAGTTAAAATGACCAATAGTAATGGTATCTATTTTTGCAGGGACTGCCTTGATGCTCTTAATCATGGTCTGGCAACCTCTTGTACACATACTATCAGTTTTGCTGCTGCTGAGGTGCACTTTGCAATCTCATCGAGCATTAATAAACTACTGATTTGTCTATGTATTACTCTACAAAGTAGAACAAATGGACAGAGTTACCGGGGAGTACATAGAGAACGCCTTCTTATTTCTTAAGATAATGTTTTAGTACCTCTATTGTTATTGTTTGAATTGTGAAGTTTCAGTTGATTCCGATGATGTTCTGTGTAATGTTATATGCTTGTGTCACATAAGCCAAATTACATGACCTGTGAACTGTGATATATATGCGACACTAAACCTTCAAGTATAAAGTACAAGGCAACTGGAGGCCAAGTGCTTATGCTTGGAAACTTCATCTATAGGCAAATAATGGGTTCCCATCTTGCTTGTTTCCTATAATCTTTCCCTGCTCATCCATAGTCAGTAGGTGGATTGTTGCATGAACTTAACAACCTCAAAACCTTGTAACGAGACAACGAGTATGTTTCTATAATTATATTGACTTGTGTGCATTGCATGATTTTCTGTGTATTTTCTAGAATATTGTACTTTCCATCTTTAAAACTTTCTCTTGCTCTAATGCAggattgccattgttgttgAAGTCACGTGTACTGGATGTTTTATGGGCCTATACTTATGTGAGTTGAGTTATTTGTATTCAGGAATACACGGTTGCTTAACTTGTTCTGTTGTAGTTACTGGTATATATGTGTTATGTGTTTTTTGACCTTAAAAATGCATGCTTTGAGTCCTAGATGATTTTTGTAAGATCTGTGGCATATTTCTGCTTGGTTCCTTTTGCAGGGCATATCCACAGATACAATTCTTTGGATGGTCAGCCTGATATTTTGCGGTCATTATATTCTGCACTTCAGCCATCTAATACTTTTGAAGATCGAAGGTACAATTGCAATAGGCACAACAACTATAATAGTCTTTTCATGTGATCACACAAGCTTCTATATTTGAACATTTTATAATGCCAAACTTACTCTTCTCTCTGcacacacaaggaacaccctaTTTATGCGCTTTGCGGTTTATTTTCTAACATTGGAGTAATGTCTAGGAGGGAAAACAAACATGTGTTTGAGTAGTTCTCTTAACATACTGCAATGTCCATTAGAAGGCTAATCTTGAATCCACATAGCCATGTCCATTAGAATTATTTGAAATGATCTTCAACCCATGTCCCACAGGGTAAATGAATATGTGTTTCCAAAAGTGTCACAGTCATAAGCATGTACTTTTTAGTAGTTCTCTTAACATGGTGTGATAGAGAATGTTTAGctgaagtattttttttctctccagaTATTATGATGCCCGCCTTTCTGATCAGCAGATGGCATTACTTCAGTACCAAAGGGAGAATATTCATTATCTGAGTGAGGAGGTACGTGGAAGTTTTATGCAAAATAGTTAATTTTTGTATACTTATTAATTTTCTATTCCAGATAAGCACGAACCTGCATACATGCATTAGCTGCTCACATGCCCATTGCAAAAATACTATTTAGGCATGCATATTATTTAACTCTGTAGGCAAGATAAGCACCAGAATAGCAGtgttagtattttattgtaAAGGGGCACCATGATGAAGGCTGTTATAGTCAATTTATTAATACTCTTAAGGTCAAAATAGTTTGTAAGCATTTTTATAATACACAAGAGTACAGCtttcataatatttcttttctaGAGCAAGGAGTTAAGCCTGTATTCTTACATTAAATTGCTAATACAGGAGGCTCTGAATCCTTTTATTGATTGACAATTTGTTTCTTTTCTCGTAAGGTCCTTCGCTTGCAAGAATGCTTAAGCAAATACCAGAGAACCGATGCTGGGACCACTCCTCAGGTTCTCTCTTTGTGCATGTGCATAATATTCTGCATGATGCATCTAAGCAACTAGCAGTTAATTAAATGATTGATTGTCTTCTAATCTTTAGGTTGATCTTGCCCATCTTTTAGCATCTCGTGATCAAGAACTTCGAGCACTTACCGCTGAGGTAACTATGTTTACTGAAGTTCTATTGTCATGTTATACATGCCTCATAAAGTATAACTTACATGGATACCATGCAATAGATGCACCTGTTGACATGTTTGGTTAATTCTTTCTAGTGAAAAGTTGAAAATGATCTTGACTTAGATGACTGTAGATGCTGAATGTAAAGATCGGAAATTGTTAATAGAAGTAATTCCACACTGACTAAATGTGCAGATGAATCAAGTGCATTCCGAGCTTCAACTTGCCCGTGGTTTGATTGATGAAAAAGAGACAGAGATCCAGCGTATTCGTGTGAGCAACAACCAGGTATGTTGTTTACCAATCAAGTGATCTACCATAGAGTGCTGACAGATTTGGGTTTTCTCTTATTTGCTTGCAAAGCATTGATTACTTTACGAACATGTTAAATGCAGTATGTTGAAGAAAATGATAGACTTAGAGCTATTCTTGGTGAATGGAGTGCTCGAGCAGCAAAGGTACTCTTGGTGAAATGCTCTGTGGTTTGTATTATAGAATTATAAACTTCTTCCTCATTATTATATCTTTTGAGTGCGTGACAGCTCGAACGAGCCTTGGAGGCAGAGCGAGTGTCAAATGTTGAATTGCGGAAGAACATTGCAAAGTTTAGAGGCCATTTGTACAAAGAGCAGGAGGCCTGATTTCCCCTTTTTAGGAACATGTACATCTTTGGTATATTTTAGATAGTTCCAGAATTTTACCGAGACAATTGACTAAGGTAATCATCTCATGGGATGCTAGAATTCCAGACGATCAACACAAGTTTTTGATAGAAGAGCAACTCGATCTGGATTCAGTGGAACGAATTGAAACTGATTACGAGATGGGCACGTGACTGTCCGACGATGCATATGCATCAGggttatggaaaaaaaaaaggaactctTGTGATTTGTAGAATATGCATAGTTTGATGTACAGGTCTTCACAGATTTGAATATGTAGACTATGGTATTCCTGCGGTTAAAGACTGCTGAGTTGTTATGTGGTTGTGTTGCTCCAATTAATGAATCCTGCGACAACGATGGATTTGCACTGACTGAGTTGTTATGTGGTCGTCTTTGATTGCCCATGGTGCTGAGATGATGCTGACCGTATGTTCGGACAGAAGTTACCACGGACAATTCGATTCCAGAGGAATCTCCGGGTGCAGTCGCGCTCTCTGTGGCATGTGGTTACAGCTTTGGTGCCGGGAGAACGGATACTTTGCCGGTGTCTTCTCTCGTTGAGTTATTTCCCACACAGGTGGATGCGTAAAGCTAACACTGATAGGTCATTACAGCAACTAACGAATGTCCATGGGAATACTTTAGCTAATATTCCCCTACCGTCTTTTCGTTAATGGACTTTTAATTTGTGAGCTAGAACATCACATAATGTTGGTCAGGTCCCATCTGTGGGCAGGTGATGGTGACCACAAGCCTTCTGTTTACTTAAAGGAGTTCATGGGAAGAAAGTGGTTTGTAGAATCTCTAGTGCAGCCCTGTCCTCAAGAATTCGAGCAGTATAATGTCGCCAATTCGTTATGAACTTATGGTACTTCAAAGGAATTTAAGCCGAAAGGAGCAGGGGAGCACCAAGTCAACAAATACCTAAAATTTGGCAG contains:
- the LOC101773291 gene encoding uncharacterized protein LOC101773291, whose product is MPHERGGAASTSAAAPTSEEDALFIDLLHEAPLSGHREPRSIVGGTLYCILLVGFAAVAISAPWIFLFAPDMISPLLCSSNVILLVLTGIFQQYWVHQVRKVRLQGYYEFSQKLKRIARLPFATIACGTALMLLIMVWQPLVHILSVLLLLRIAIVVEVTCTGCFMGLYLWHIHRYNSLDGQPDILRSLYSALQPSNTFEDRRYYDARLSDQQMALLQYQRENIHYLSEEVLRLQECLSKYQRTDAGTTPQVDLAHLLASRDQELRALTAEMNQVHSELQLARGLIDEKETEIQRIRVSNNQYVEENDRLRAILGEWSARAAKLERALEAERVSNVELRKNIAKFRGHLYKEQEA